The following are encoded together in the Mesoterricola sediminis genome:
- the dnaK gene encoding molecular chaperone DnaK — translation MAGKLIGIDLGTTNSCACVMEGGERRVIPNREGSRTTPSVVAFTDKGDVLVGHIAKRQAVTNPQRTLFAVKRLIGQKFEAPNVQEAVPRLPFPVVKAPNGDAWLGVGDRGYAPPEISAIILKSLKASAEAFLHEEVTDAVITVPAYFDDAQRQATKDAGRIAGLNVQRIINEPTAAALAYGLDKKHLRQTLAIYDFGGGTFDFTVMDMNDGVFEVLATSGDTFLGGEDFDQAILMWLVDRFRDQTGIDLTKDRMALQRLKEASEKAKCELSTLDKVEVRLPFIAQGPSGPQHLESTLSREDLEAMVQSLVARTMVPVQDALNQAGKRPSDIDEVILVGGQTRMPLVQQVVRDFFGREPNRDINPDEVVAAGASIQGAVLTGEVTDLVLLDVTPLSLGIETQGGGYVKIIQRNTTVPTRDSRIFTTVTDSQARVEVHVLQGERELAQFNKSLGRFDLINLPPLPKGVPQIEVAFEIDSNGIVKVSAKDLLTGLEQSMSMRPSSGLSELEIQAMLREAQTNKEADQKRRDELKYIASAEGLLFSCDRSFSECGKFLSLEDQAEVRETLNLVRMAVANKDIQAVKATELQLLEVQKVLTNAVLAASEQMMSSLDEGEPQ, via the coding sequence ATGGCCGGCAAGCTCATCGGAATCGATCTGGGAACCACCAACAGCTGTGCGTGCGTGATGGAGGGCGGGGAGCGCCGCGTCATCCCCAACCGCGAGGGGAGCCGCACCACGCCGTCCGTGGTGGCCTTCACCGACAAGGGCGACGTCCTGGTCGGCCACATCGCCAAGCGCCAGGCGGTGACCAACCCCCAGCGCACCCTCTTCGCCGTCAAGCGCCTCATCGGCCAGAAGTTCGAGGCCCCCAACGTCCAGGAGGCCGTCCCCCGCCTGCCCTTCCCCGTGGTCAAGGCCCCCAACGGGGACGCCTGGCTCGGCGTGGGGGACCGGGGCTACGCCCCCCCCGAGATCTCCGCGATCATCCTCAAGAGCCTCAAGGCCTCCGCGGAGGCGTTCCTCCACGAGGAGGTCACCGACGCCGTGATCACGGTGCCGGCGTACTTCGACGACGCCCAGCGCCAGGCCACCAAGGACGCCGGCCGCATCGCCGGCCTCAACGTCCAGCGCATCATCAACGAGCCCACCGCCGCGGCCCTGGCCTACGGCCTGGACAAGAAGCACCTCCGGCAGACGCTGGCCATCTACGACTTCGGCGGCGGCACCTTCGACTTCACCGTCATGGACATGAACGACGGGGTCTTCGAAGTGCTCGCGACCTCGGGCGACACCTTCCTGGGCGGCGAGGACTTCGACCAGGCCATCCTCATGTGGCTCGTGGACCGGTTCCGGGACCAGACCGGGATCGACCTCACCAAGGACCGCATGGCCCTCCAGCGGCTGAAGGAGGCCTCGGAGAAGGCCAAGTGCGAACTCTCGACCCTGGACAAGGTGGAGGTGCGCCTGCCCTTCATCGCCCAGGGCCCCAGCGGCCCCCAGCACCTGGAATCCACCCTTAGCCGCGAGGACCTCGAGGCCATGGTCCAGTCCCTCGTGGCCCGCACCATGGTCCCCGTCCAGGACGCCCTGAACCAGGCCGGGAAGAGGCCCTCGGACATCGACGAGGTCATCCTCGTCGGAGGCCAGACCCGCATGCCCCTGGTCCAGCAGGTGGTCCGGGACTTCTTCGGGCGGGAGCCCAACCGCGACATCAACCCCGACGAGGTCGTCGCCGCGGGCGCCTCGATCCAGGGCGCCGTGCTCACCGGCGAGGTGACCGACCTGGTCCTCCTCGACGTCACGCCCCTGTCCCTCGGCATCGAGACCCAGGGCGGCGGCTACGTCAAGATCATCCAGCGCAACACGACCGTCCCCACCCGGGACAGCCGGATCTTCACCACGGTCACGGACAGCCAGGCCCGGGTCGAGGTCCACGTGCTCCAGGGCGAGCGCGAACTGGCCCAGTTCAACAAGAGCCTCGGCCGGTTCGACCTCATCAACCTGCCCCCCCTGCCCAAGGGCGTGCCCCAGATCGAGGTCGCCTTCGAGATCGACTCCAACGGCATCGTGAAGGTATCCGCCAAGGACCTGCTGACGGGCCTGGAGCAGAGCATGAGCATGCGCCCCTCCAGCGGCCTCTCCGAGCTGGAGATCCAGGCCATGCTGCGGGAGGCCCAGACCAACAAGGAGGCCGACCAGAAGCGCCGGGACGAGCTGAAGTACATCGCCTCCGCCGAAGGCCTCCTCTTCAGCTGCGACCGCAGTTTTTCCGAATGCGGCAAGTTCCTGTCCCTGGAGGACCAGGCCGAGGTCCGGGAGACCCTGAACCTGGTGCGCATGGCCGTGGCCAACAAGGACATCCAGGCCGTCAAGGCCACCGAACTCCAGCTCCTGGAGGTCCAGAAGGTGCTCACCAACGCGGTCCTGGCGGCGAGCGAGCAGATGATGAGCAGCCTGGACGAGGGGGAACCCCAGTAG
- a CDS encoding nucleotide exchange factor GrpE, with amino-acid sequence MELNLEEFGEGQDLQALADEAADGLEAASTAKAAPAGGQGSGDVDAEIVRLKARVEALERAENEHKDKHHRLLADFANHRNRVGRETQLAVTLAERKLLLEILPVMDSFERCVAATYASVEDFHNGVVLIHRQMQEALRKAGVEPVELQVGDPFDAQHAEALTTTAQPSLPDGSVAAIFERGYTHRDQLLRPARVVVNNHPDPDATAS; translated from the coding sequence ATGGAACTCAACCTGGAGGAATTCGGGGAGGGCCAGGATCTCCAGGCCCTTGCCGATGAAGCCGCGGATGGCCTGGAGGCGGCGTCGACCGCCAAGGCGGCCCCCGCGGGCGGCCAGGGTTCCGGGGACGTGGACGCCGAAATCGTCCGCTTGAAAGCCCGGGTCGAGGCCCTGGAACGGGCTGAAAACGAACACAAGGACAAACATCATCGCCTCCTCGCGGATTTCGCCAATCACCGCAACCGCGTGGGCCGCGAAACCCAGCTGGCGGTCACCCTGGCCGAACGGAAGCTCCTCCTGGAGATCCTCCCCGTCATGGACAGCTTCGAGCGGTGCGTCGCGGCCACCTACGCCAGCGTGGAGGACTTCCACAACGGCGTGGTGCTCATCCACCGCCAGATGCAGGAGGCCCTCCGAAAGGCCGGCGTGGAGCCGGTGGAACTGCAGGTGGGCGATCCTTTCGACGCCCAGCACGCCGAGGCCCTCACCACCACCGCCCAGCCCTCCCTGCCCGACGGCAGCGTGGCCGCGATCTTCGAGCGCGGCTACACGCACCGGGACCAGCTCCTCCGGCCCGCGCGGGTCGTCGTCAACAACCACCCCGACCCGGACGCCACCGCCTCCTAG
- the hrcA gene encoding heat-inducible transcriptional repressor HrcA has product MTLNLSPRSESVLKTLIETYLVEGEPVGSRVLSKRIPGAYSSATIRNVLADLEDEALLDQPHTSAGRIPTEKAYRYYVDHWVQPIQPDPVEAARLSEALGGLDGREGDAAWLRNAARVLSEAMKGICVALPLHLSRSRLVRLEFIPLGGGHPPDRLVALWVGTGGEVEHQLLANPWGLRAETLIELGNFATAHFHGLTLPELKARLITDLEGKATDAEMLARRLNDLASCMSPQPEGSLVVAGLGELGKFPEFLDPGRFRGLVEIFEQHERLAHLLNAFAEAATQEVQLLLGSENPFLPDLPLATALRTVTVRGGPQVTFALMGPLRLDYRKVAGGLAGWPAPLGRGNSGNV; this is encoded by the coding sequence TTGACGTTAAACCTCTCCCCCCGCAGCGAATCGGTCCTCAAGACGCTCATCGAGACCTATCTCGTCGAGGGTGAGCCTGTAGGCTCGCGCGTCCTGTCCAAGCGCATCCCGGGGGCCTATTCCAGCGCCACCATCCGCAATGTGCTGGCGGATCTGGAGGATGAAGCGCTCCTGGACCAGCCCCATACCTCGGCCGGCCGGATCCCCACGGAGAAGGCCTATCGCTATTACGTGGACCACTGGGTGCAACCGATCCAGCCGGACCCGGTGGAGGCCGCGCGCCTGTCCGAAGCGCTCGGCGGCCTGGACGGCCGCGAGGGGGATGCCGCCTGGCTGCGCAACGCCGCCCGGGTCCTCTCCGAGGCCATGAAGGGCATCTGCGTCGCCCTGCCCCTCCACCTGAGCCGGAGCCGGCTCGTGCGCCTGGAGTTCATCCCCCTCGGCGGCGGCCATCCGCCTGATCGCCTTGTCGCCCTCTGGGTGGGCACGGGGGGCGAGGTGGAGCACCAGCTCCTCGCGAACCCCTGGGGCCTGCGCGCCGAGACCCTCATCGAGCTGGGCAACTTCGCCACCGCCCACTTCCATGGGCTGACCCTCCCCGAACTCAAGGCCCGCCTCATCACCGATCTGGAAGGGAAGGCCACGGACGCCGAAATGCTCGCCCGCCGCCTGAACGACCTGGCCTCCTGCATGTCCCCCCAGCCGGAGGGTTCCCTGGTGGTCGCCGGCCTGGGCGAGCTGGGCAAGTTCCCCGAATTCCTGGATCCCGGCCGGTTCCGCGGCCTGGTGGAGATCTTCGAGCAGCACGAGCGGCTCGCCCACCTCCTGAACGCCTTCGCGGAGGCCGCCACCCAGGAGGTGCAGCTGCTGCTGGGCTCGGAGAACCCCTTCCTCCCCGACCTGCCCCTGGCCACCGCCCTGCGCACCGTGACCGTCCGGGGCGGACCCCAGGTCACCTTCGCCCTCATGGGCCCGCTGCGGCTGGACTACCGGAAGGTCGCGGGCGGCCTGGCGGGATGGCCCGCCCCCCTCGGCCGGGGAAATTCCGGCAACGTTTGA